Proteins from a single region of Xiphophorus maculatus strain JP 163 A chromosome 22, X_maculatus-5.0-male, whole genome shotgun sequence:
- the arhgef33 gene encoding rho guanine nucleotide exchange factor 33 isoform X2, producing the protein MENDGTEAEEKVEDLPEDTTEGVEERPREISKVQGLLVELREGLRAAVAELADLRQRDHVLEEKLQAHQTEVDDKIMGLKNSLNTFKEELNVALFHIRDMSNRQREAQRRMELLQIESNKDIIPLPHRSSSRKSSRSDVLALSGEEHICTPSQSELSVYQSFSPTLPQGESPQRSNTSTQSESVCLGKSSSMLAATCDQEAQQQQQKSPSWGDKTNNRDQMEISNNQTENNKRQRAALELLESERVYVSHLSLLLKANISFNGAEAPTMKDKRPFPSSLRFLIQQHLELLHTLQERVLRCQWQGIMGDVFMRLTSKESDFLDFYVSYLKELPDCLSVVTMLASSSMKSAAFVDRDVLGDESRPSLYTLLLQPVQRIPEYLLLLQGLLRQTDADHPDYYLLLVCIQQFRSFTAQHHHLLQHNQELLLLNRKEVQSRSNMKQLLKTVEGGIQTNISSPYPGSNAILEHANMVKRRKQCLLEQIQSHRFQDWDHSQDPQGRCYNAEWPSQVPFFSHNLDSRNPKQTGLGSIPETEMSERSCQHNQVPTRPAEFRQVQPGSALADALGEFLLPPDPPGMESLYDEDGVSLHDTSLFDHCSSASSDSSIDIAFVKCPKVPQGSHHAVAINVPTNRDVFGNGGSPGNGYSKLPNRGCVSPDEAVTRRNLHRPLQASQRKSKSLNGLQMENTVSGLDVGPLSDHLLRVGLGSHAKLERQGSKGSKCSTPSHKVHSPLGNTDKQSPDLHGLLNIDSGIQSWADESKWRSTTEENNHTPFSERSRKDKGGFRSSFKKLFKKKAADEKKEKGGEKTPENQNGEHETSMKTPKLVHLEINRGTAV; encoded by the exons GTGCAGGGCCTGCTGGTGGAGCTGCGCGAGGGGCTCCGCGCGGCCGTGGCCGAGCTGGCCGATCTGCGTCAGAGGGACCACGTTTTGGAGGAGAAGCTCCAAGCACATCAGACTGAAGTGGATGATAAGATAATGGGCCTCAAGAACTCGCTCAACACATTTAAG GAGGAGCTGAATGTGGCATTGTTCCACATTAGAGATATGTCCAACAGACAAAGGGAGGCGCAGAGGAGGATGGAGCTGCTGCAGATCGAAAGCAACAAGGATATAATCCCCCTTCCACACAG gtccagcagcaggaagagctCCAGGTCAGACGTGCTGGCATTGTCCGGGGAGGAGCACATCTGCACacccagccaatcagagctcagcGTTTATCAGAGCTTTTCCCCGACTCTGCCTCAGGGCGAGTCGCCGCAGAGGAGCAACACATCTACACAAAGCGAGTCTGTTTGCCTGGGCAAAAGTTCATCCATGCTTG CCGCCACTTGTGACCAGGaggctcagcagcagcagcagaaatctCCGTCATGGGGAGACAAGACGAACAACAGAGACCAGATGGAAATCTCCAACAATCAGACtgaaaaca ATAAGCGACAGCGGGCCGCGCTGGAGCTGCTGGAGTCGGAGAGAGTCTACGTGTCCCATCTGTCTCTGCTACTGAAGGCCAACATCTCCTTCAACGGAGCCGAAGCCCCGACTATGAAGGACAAACG TCCTTTCCCCAGCTCCTTGAGGTTTTTGATCCAGCAGCACCTGGAGCTCCTTCACACTCTGCAGGAGCGCGTGCTCAGGTGTCAGTGGCAAGGCATCATGGGAGATGTGTTCATGAGGCTCACTAGCAAAGAG AGTGATTTCCTGGACTTCTACGTCTCCTATCTGAAAGAGCTTCCCGATTGTCTGTCCGTTGTCACCATGCTGGCGTCCAGCTCCATGAAGTCCGCTGCTTTTGTGGAT CGTGACGTTCTGGGCGATGAATCCAGACCTTCGCTTTACACCCTGCTCCTCCAGCCGGTCCAGAGGATCCCAGAATACCTGCTGCTGTTACAG GGCCTGCTCAGACAGACAGATGCAGATCACCCAGATTACTACCTGCTGCTGGTCTGCATCCAGCAGTTCAGGTCCTTCACTGCGCAgcaccaccacctcctccagCACAACCAGGAGCTTCTGCTGCTCAACCGCAAGGAGGTGCAGAG CAGGTCCAACATGAAGCAGCTGTTAAAGACAGTGGAGGGAGGGATTCAAACTAACATTAGTTCACCTTATCCTGGCAGTAATGCAATACT GGAACATGCTAACATGGTGAAGCGCCGGAAGCAGTGTCTCCTGGAGCAGATCCAGTCCCACCGCTTCCAGGACTGGGATCACAGTCAAGATCCACAGGGTCGCTGCTATAACGCAGAGTGGCCGTCCCAGGTGCCGTTCTTCAGTCACAATCTGGACTCACGGAATCCAAAACAAACGG GTCTTGGCAGTATCCCAGAAACTGAGATGTCTGAGAGATCATGTCAGCACAATCAGGTGCCCACCAGACCGGCTGAATTTCGTCAGGTTCAGCCCGGCTCGGCTCTGGCCGATGCCCTCGGGGAGTTCCTCCTTCCTCCCGACCCTCCAGGGATGGAGAGTCTCTATGACGAAGATGGGGTCTCCCTTCACGACACATCTCTGTTCGATCACTGTTCATCGGCGTCCTCAGACTCCTCCATCGACATCGCCTTTGTGAAGTGCCCCAAAGTCCCCCAGGGATCTCATCATGCGGTGGCAATCAATGTGCCGACAAACCGAGATGTCTTTGGCAATGGAGGAAGCCCAGGTAATGGTTACAGCAAACTGCCAAACCGGGGTTGTGTGTCACCAGACGAAGCTGTGACAAGACGCAATCTCCATCGACCACTTCAAGCCAGCCAGCGTAAGAGTAAG TCACTGAATGGCCTGCAGATGGAGAACACAGTGAGTGGTCTGGATGTGGGACCACTTTCAGACCACCTCCTGAGAGTGGGACTGGGCAGCCACGCCAAGCTGGAGCGTCAGGGCAGTAAGGGCAGTAAATGTTCCACCCCGTCGCATAAAGTCCACAGTCCCCTGGGGAACACGGACAAACAGAGTCCAGATCTTCACGGACTGCTCAACATT GACTCGGGCATCCAGTCATGGGCTGACGAGTCAAAGTGGAGGAGCACAACAGAGGAAAATAATCACACCCCCTTCAGCGAGAGGAGTCGCAAGGACAAGGGAGGCTTCAGGAGCTCGTTCAAGAAACTCTTCAAAAAGAA GGCTGCTGATGAGAAGAAGGAGAAGGGAGGAGAAAAGACACCAGAGAATCAAAACGGTGAACATGAAACGTCGATGAAAACTCCCAAACTGGTTCACCTGGAGATAAACCGTGGCACAGCTGTATAA
- the arhgef33 gene encoding rho guanine nucleotide exchange factor 33 isoform X3, with amino-acid sequence MENDGTEAEEKVEDLPEDTTEGVEERPREISKVQGLLVELREGLRAAVAELADLRQRDHVLEEKLQAHQTEVDDKIMGLKNSLNTFKEELNVALFHIRDMSNRQREAQRRMELLQIESNKDIIPLPHRSSSRKSSRSDVLALSGEEHICTPSQSELSVYQSFSPTLPQGESPQRSNTSTQSESVCLGKSSSMLAATCDQEAQQQQQKSPSWGDKTNNRDQMEISNNQTENNKRQRAALELLESERVYVSHLSLLLKANISFNGAEAPTMKDKRPFPSSLRFLIQQHLELLHTLQERVLRCQWQGIMGDVFMRLTSKESDFLDFYVSYLKELPDCLSVVTMLASSSMKSAAFVDRDVLGDESRPSLYTLLLQPVQRIPEYLLLLQGLLRQTDADHPDYYLLLVCIQQFRSFTAQHHHLLQHNQELLLLNRKEVQRSNMKQLLKTVEGGIQTNISSPYPGSNAILEHANMVKRRKQCLLEQIQSHRFQDWDHSQDPQGRCYNAEWPSQVPFFSHNLDSRNPKQTGLGSIPETEMSERSCQHNQVPTRPAEFRQVQPGSALADALGEFLLPPDPPGMESLYDEDGVSLHDTSLFDHCSSASSDSSIDIAFVKCPKVPQGSHHAVAINVPTNRDVFGNGGSPGNGYSKLPNRGCVSPDEAVTRRNLHRPLQASQRKSKSLNGLQMENTVSGLDVGPLSDHLLRVGLGSHAKLERQGSKGSKCSTPSHKVHSPLGNTDKQSPDLHGLLNIDSGIQSWADESKWRSTTEENNHTPFSERSRKDKGGFRSSFKKLFKKKAADEKKEKGGEKTPENQNGEHETSMKTPKLVHLEINRGTAV; translated from the exons GTGCAGGGCCTGCTGGTGGAGCTGCGCGAGGGGCTCCGCGCGGCCGTGGCCGAGCTGGCCGATCTGCGTCAGAGGGACCACGTTTTGGAGGAGAAGCTCCAAGCACATCAGACTGAAGTGGATGATAAGATAATGGGCCTCAAGAACTCGCTCAACACATTTAAG GAGGAGCTGAATGTGGCATTGTTCCACATTAGAGATATGTCCAACAGACAAAGGGAGGCGCAGAGGAGGATGGAGCTGCTGCAGATCGAAAGCAACAAGGATATAATCCCCCTTCCACACAG gtccagcagcaggaagagctCCAGGTCAGACGTGCTGGCATTGTCCGGGGAGGAGCACATCTGCACacccagccaatcagagctcagcGTTTATCAGAGCTTTTCCCCGACTCTGCCTCAGGGCGAGTCGCCGCAGAGGAGCAACACATCTACACAAAGCGAGTCTGTTTGCCTGGGCAAAAGTTCATCCATGCTTG CCGCCACTTGTGACCAGGaggctcagcagcagcagcagaaatctCCGTCATGGGGAGACAAGACGAACAACAGAGACCAGATGGAAATCTCCAACAATCAGACtgaaaaca ATAAGCGACAGCGGGCCGCGCTGGAGCTGCTGGAGTCGGAGAGAGTCTACGTGTCCCATCTGTCTCTGCTACTGAAGGCCAACATCTCCTTCAACGGAGCCGAAGCCCCGACTATGAAGGACAAACG TCCTTTCCCCAGCTCCTTGAGGTTTTTGATCCAGCAGCACCTGGAGCTCCTTCACACTCTGCAGGAGCGCGTGCTCAGGTGTCAGTGGCAAGGCATCATGGGAGATGTGTTCATGAGGCTCACTAGCAAAGAG AGTGATTTCCTGGACTTCTACGTCTCCTATCTGAAAGAGCTTCCCGATTGTCTGTCCGTTGTCACCATGCTGGCGTCCAGCTCCATGAAGTCCGCTGCTTTTGTGGAT CGTGACGTTCTGGGCGATGAATCCAGACCTTCGCTTTACACCCTGCTCCTCCAGCCGGTCCAGAGGATCCCAGAATACCTGCTGCTGTTACAG GGCCTGCTCAGACAGACAGATGCAGATCACCCAGATTACTACCTGCTGCTGGTCTGCATCCAGCAGTTCAGGTCCTTCACTGCGCAgcaccaccacctcctccagCACAACCAGGAGCTTCTGCTGCTCAACCGCAAGGAGGTGCAGAG GTCCAACATGAAGCAGCTGTTAAAGACAGTGGAGGGAGGGATTCAAACTAACATTAGTTCACCTTATCCTGGCAGTAATGCAATACT GGAACATGCTAACATGGTGAAGCGCCGGAAGCAGTGTCTCCTGGAGCAGATCCAGTCCCACCGCTTCCAGGACTGGGATCACAGTCAAGATCCACAGGGTCGCTGCTATAACGCAGAGTGGCCGTCCCAGGTGCCGTTCTTCAGTCACAATCTGGACTCACGGAATCCAAAACAAACGG GTCTTGGCAGTATCCCAGAAACTGAGATGTCTGAGAGATCATGTCAGCACAATCAGGTGCCCACCAGACCGGCTGAATTTCGTCAGGTTCAGCCCGGCTCGGCTCTGGCCGATGCCCTCGGGGAGTTCCTCCTTCCTCCCGACCCTCCAGGGATGGAGAGTCTCTATGACGAAGATGGGGTCTCCCTTCACGACACATCTCTGTTCGATCACTGTTCATCGGCGTCCTCAGACTCCTCCATCGACATCGCCTTTGTGAAGTGCCCCAAAGTCCCCCAGGGATCTCATCATGCGGTGGCAATCAATGTGCCGACAAACCGAGATGTCTTTGGCAATGGAGGAAGCCCAGGTAATGGTTACAGCAAACTGCCAAACCGGGGTTGTGTGTCACCAGACGAAGCTGTGACAAGACGCAATCTCCATCGACCACTTCAAGCCAGCCAGCGTAAGAGTAAG TCACTGAATGGCCTGCAGATGGAGAACACAGTGAGTGGTCTGGATGTGGGACCACTTTCAGACCACCTCCTGAGAGTGGGACTGGGCAGCCACGCCAAGCTGGAGCGTCAGGGCAGTAAGGGCAGTAAATGTTCCACCCCGTCGCATAAAGTCCACAGTCCCCTGGGGAACACGGACAAACAGAGTCCAGATCTTCACGGACTGCTCAACATT GACTCGGGCATCCAGTCATGGGCTGACGAGTCAAAGTGGAGGAGCACAACAGAGGAAAATAATCACACCCCCTTCAGCGAGAGGAGTCGCAAGGACAAGGGAGGCTTCAGGAGCTCGTTCAAGAAACTCTTCAAAAAGAA GGCTGCTGATGAGAAGAAGGAGAAGGGAGGAGAAAAGACACCAGAGAATCAAAACGGTGAACATGAAACGTCGATGAAAACTCCCAAACTGGTTCACCTGGAGATAAACCGTGGCACAGCTGTATAA
- the arhgef33 gene encoding rho guanine nucleotide exchange factor 33 isoform X1 encodes MENDGTEAEEKVEDLPEDTTEGVEERPREISKVQGLLVELREGLRAAVAELADLRQRDHVLEEKLQAHQTEVDDKIMGLKNSLNTFKEELNVALFHIRDMSNRQREAQRRMELLQIESNKDIIPLPHRSSSRKSSRSDVLALSGEEHICTPSQSELSVYQSFSPTLPQGESPQRSNTSTQSESVCLGKSSSMLAATCDQEAQQQQQKSPSWGDKTNNRDQMEISNNQTENNKRQRAALELLESERVYVSHLSLLLKANISFNGAEAPTMKDKRPFPSSLRFLIQQHLELLHTLQERVLRCQWQGIMGDVFMRLTSKESDFLDFYVSYLKELPDCLSVVTMLASSSMKSAAFVDRDVLGDESRPSLYTLLLQPVQRIPEYLLLLQGLLRQTDADHPDYYLLLVCIQQFRSFTAQHHHLLQHNQELLLLNRKEVQSLLCSTSRSNMKQLLKTVEGGIQTNISSPYPGSNAILEHANMVKRRKQCLLEQIQSHRFQDWDHSQDPQGRCYNAEWPSQVPFFSHNLDSRNPKQTGLGSIPETEMSERSCQHNQVPTRPAEFRQVQPGSALADALGEFLLPPDPPGMESLYDEDGVSLHDTSLFDHCSSASSDSSIDIAFVKCPKVPQGSHHAVAINVPTNRDVFGNGGSPGNGYSKLPNRGCVSPDEAVTRRNLHRPLQASQRKSKSLNGLQMENTVSGLDVGPLSDHLLRVGLGSHAKLERQGSKGSKCSTPSHKVHSPLGNTDKQSPDLHGLLNIDSGIQSWADESKWRSTTEENNHTPFSERSRKDKGGFRSSFKKLFKKKAADEKKEKGGEKTPENQNGEHETSMKTPKLVHLEINRGTAV; translated from the exons GTGCAGGGCCTGCTGGTGGAGCTGCGCGAGGGGCTCCGCGCGGCCGTGGCCGAGCTGGCCGATCTGCGTCAGAGGGACCACGTTTTGGAGGAGAAGCTCCAAGCACATCAGACTGAAGTGGATGATAAGATAATGGGCCTCAAGAACTCGCTCAACACATTTAAG GAGGAGCTGAATGTGGCATTGTTCCACATTAGAGATATGTCCAACAGACAAAGGGAGGCGCAGAGGAGGATGGAGCTGCTGCAGATCGAAAGCAACAAGGATATAATCCCCCTTCCACACAG gtccagcagcaggaagagctCCAGGTCAGACGTGCTGGCATTGTCCGGGGAGGAGCACATCTGCACacccagccaatcagagctcagcGTTTATCAGAGCTTTTCCCCGACTCTGCCTCAGGGCGAGTCGCCGCAGAGGAGCAACACATCTACACAAAGCGAGTCTGTTTGCCTGGGCAAAAGTTCATCCATGCTTG CCGCCACTTGTGACCAGGaggctcagcagcagcagcagaaatctCCGTCATGGGGAGACAAGACGAACAACAGAGACCAGATGGAAATCTCCAACAATCAGACtgaaaaca ATAAGCGACAGCGGGCCGCGCTGGAGCTGCTGGAGTCGGAGAGAGTCTACGTGTCCCATCTGTCTCTGCTACTGAAGGCCAACATCTCCTTCAACGGAGCCGAAGCCCCGACTATGAAGGACAAACG TCCTTTCCCCAGCTCCTTGAGGTTTTTGATCCAGCAGCACCTGGAGCTCCTTCACACTCTGCAGGAGCGCGTGCTCAGGTGTCAGTGGCAAGGCATCATGGGAGATGTGTTCATGAGGCTCACTAGCAAAGAG AGTGATTTCCTGGACTTCTACGTCTCCTATCTGAAAGAGCTTCCCGATTGTCTGTCCGTTGTCACCATGCTGGCGTCCAGCTCCATGAAGTCCGCTGCTTTTGTGGAT CGTGACGTTCTGGGCGATGAATCCAGACCTTCGCTTTACACCCTGCTCCTCCAGCCGGTCCAGAGGATCCCAGAATACCTGCTGCTGTTACAG GGCCTGCTCAGACAGACAGATGCAGATCACCCAGATTACTACCTGCTGCTGGTCTGCATCCAGCAGTTCAGGTCCTTCACTGCGCAgcaccaccacctcctccagCACAACCAGGAGCTTCTGCTGCTCAACCGCAAGGAGGTGCAGAG TTTGCTCTGCTCCACCAGCAGGTCCAACATGAAGCAGCTGTTAAAGACAGTGGAGGGAGGGATTCAAACTAACATTAGTTCACCTTATCCTGGCAGTAATGCAATACT GGAACATGCTAACATGGTGAAGCGCCGGAAGCAGTGTCTCCTGGAGCAGATCCAGTCCCACCGCTTCCAGGACTGGGATCACAGTCAAGATCCACAGGGTCGCTGCTATAACGCAGAGTGGCCGTCCCAGGTGCCGTTCTTCAGTCACAATCTGGACTCACGGAATCCAAAACAAACGG GTCTTGGCAGTATCCCAGAAACTGAGATGTCTGAGAGATCATGTCAGCACAATCAGGTGCCCACCAGACCGGCTGAATTTCGTCAGGTTCAGCCCGGCTCGGCTCTGGCCGATGCCCTCGGGGAGTTCCTCCTTCCTCCCGACCCTCCAGGGATGGAGAGTCTCTATGACGAAGATGGGGTCTCCCTTCACGACACATCTCTGTTCGATCACTGTTCATCGGCGTCCTCAGACTCCTCCATCGACATCGCCTTTGTGAAGTGCCCCAAAGTCCCCCAGGGATCTCATCATGCGGTGGCAATCAATGTGCCGACAAACCGAGATGTCTTTGGCAATGGAGGAAGCCCAGGTAATGGTTACAGCAAACTGCCAAACCGGGGTTGTGTGTCACCAGACGAAGCTGTGACAAGACGCAATCTCCATCGACCACTTCAAGCCAGCCAGCGTAAGAGTAAG TCACTGAATGGCCTGCAGATGGAGAACACAGTGAGTGGTCTGGATGTGGGACCACTTTCAGACCACCTCCTGAGAGTGGGACTGGGCAGCCACGCCAAGCTGGAGCGTCAGGGCAGTAAGGGCAGTAAATGTTCCACCCCGTCGCATAAAGTCCACAGTCCCCTGGGGAACACGGACAAACAGAGTCCAGATCTTCACGGACTGCTCAACATT GACTCGGGCATCCAGTCATGGGCTGACGAGTCAAAGTGGAGGAGCACAACAGAGGAAAATAATCACACCCCCTTCAGCGAGAGGAGTCGCAAGGACAAGGGAGGCTTCAGGAGCTCGTTCAAGAAACTCTTCAAAAAGAA GGCTGCTGATGAGAAGAAGGAGAAGGGAGGAGAAAAGACACCAGAGAATCAAAACGGTGAACATGAAACGTCGATGAAAACTCCCAAACTGGTTCACCTGGAGATAAACCGTGGCACAGCTGTATAA